A genomic segment from Thamnophis elegans isolate rThaEle1 chromosome 3, rThaEle1.pri, whole genome shotgun sequence encodes:
- the MRPS31 gene encoding 28S ribosomal protein S31, mitochondrial, whose product MWRRSARVPGRLCAVVRFGAPRKDVAVALRSQGHKFFSTTTTFCSKEDDQISCTNTNVSPEQEQETEVQKKKNLLQLIHGMKIELSTKKKIMENSQSKLLEDDEKSNQHVPELEAAASAVASSLPFDKEKTTSELLHLVKKHKEEMNAHRIADLSKFMASMKIRRKPMKRKAFKASSEIECDEDEDGNMAHIKEISSIKRNLYSGERLQIFTPKSEGAHKTGVLKRFDMPTIWDLEFAKTITSNFSLPPQNGFEEMIQWTNEGKLWEFPINNEVGLEDDAEFYEHIFLDKHLADFPKEGPIRHFMELVTCGLSKNPYLSVKQKVEHIQWFRDYFKEKEELLKEIEAHEKEALVQIENTSK is encoded by the exons ATGTGGCGGAGAAGTGCCAGGGTCCCCGGGAGGCTCTGTGCTGTGGTGCGCTTTGGTGCTCCACGAAAGGACGTGGCGGTGGCCTTGCGCAG TCAAGGACACAAATTCTTTAGTACCACCACTACCTTCTGCAGTAAGGAAGATGATCAAATCAGCTGCACCAATACAAATGTTTCACCAGAACAGGAGCAGGAAACAGaagtacaaaaaaagaaaaatttgctGCAATTAATCCATGGAATGAAAATAGAACTAAGTACAAAGAAGAAGATTATGGAGAATTCCCAAAGCAAATTGCTGGAAGATGATGAAAAAAG CAACCAACACGTCCCAGAATTGGAGGCAGCAGCCTCTGCTGTTGCATCTTCACTCCCATTCGATAAAGAAAAGACAACTTCCGAACTGTTGCATTTGGTAAAAAAGCACAAGGAAGAAATGAATGCGCATAGGATAGCTGACCTAAG caaGTTTATGGCAAGCATGAAAATTAGAAGAAAACCTATGAAACGAAAAGCCTTCAAAGCATCCAGTGAAATTGAAtgtgatgaagatgaagatggcaATATGGCACATATTAAGGAAATTAGTAGCATTAAAAG gaaTCTCTATTCTGGAGAAAGGCTACAGATTTTCACTCCTAAATCAGAGGGAGCACATAAAACAG gggtgctcaaacgTTTTGACATGCCAACAATTTGGGATCTAGAATTTGCCAAAACCATTACATCCAACTTTTCACTTCCACCCCAGAATGGTTTTGAGGAGATGATACAGTGGACAAATGAGGGAAAACTTTGGGAGTTCCCAATTAATAATGAAGTTG GACTTGAAGATGATGCTGAATTTTATGAACATATATTTCTGGATAAGCATTTGGCGGACTTTCCTAAAGAAGGACCAATTCGTCACTTCATGGAACTTGTAACATGCGGACTTTCCAAAAATCCCTACTTAAGTGTGAAACAAAAAGTAGAACACATTCAATGGTTCCGGGATTatttcaaggaaaaagaagagtTGCTGAAGGAAATTGAAGCCCATGAGAAGGAGGCTTTGGTTCAAATAGAGAATACATCAAAATGA